The DNA region CCCAGCGGGCGGACCAGGAAGCCGCCTTTGATGAGGTGGCTGTTCGAGAGCTTCCAGGTCTGGTCGTGCGTGAGGCCGTAGAAGTCGGCGCTGCGGCGATCGTCGACCTCGATCCCGGTATCCTCGGGCTCGGAGACTCCCTCGCGATTCCGCTCGAGCCGCCCGCCCGAGACGACGGTGCGCGAAAAGACCTTCTCCGACCAGGCGTGCAGCGCCCGCACCCAGAGGTAGGCGCTGGTCTCCGACGCGTCGACCGACTCGCCCCCCTCGTCTTCGTTGAATTCCAGGTTGTCGGTGGCGAACAGCCCGTGAAACGAGAGAACCGTCGAAGGAGTGAGCACCGCCGAATACTTCGCGTAGATGTCGCCGAAGCGAGGATCGAAGCCGGTCTCCCCGAGCTGGACCGTGTCGGTGAAGGCTTCCGGGTACCAGGCGCGTGCCGAGATCAGCAGCGAGTGGTCCGCCACCATGGCGCTGTAGCCGCCGCGGCTGTTCACCGTTCCCGCCTCGATCAGCCCGTGCCGCCCTTCCTGCGGCAGGGAGGTGGAGAGATCCACGAAGCCGCCGTGCCGGTCGCCGAACTCGGCGGTGAACCCCCCTCCCAGGTAGTCGATGGTGTCGATGATGGTGCTGTCGACCAGACTGAAGGGACTTTGGAAGCCCTGCATGTGGTAGGGGGCGTAGAGCTCCAGCCCGTCCAGGATGAGCGACACGTCGCGCGCTTCGGATCCGCGCGAGTAGAAGGCGGCGGAGCTGTCGGGCGCGGCGATGCCGGGAAGCCTCTCGAGGACCTGCCCGAGGTCGGAGCCGCTGGCCGGGACCAGGCCCGCTTCCTCGCGATCGAGGGTGAGGTGCGGCGCGGGCCCCTCACCCGACAGCTCGTGCAGGCTCGGCGTGACGACCACCTGCTCGGCGAAGGCGGGCTGCGGATCGAGCCAGATGGTGAGCCGCGAGCGCGAGGCATCGACCTTCAAGTCGGGGATGCTCTTGGGGCCGAAGCCCGTCGCCTCGACGTCAATCTCGTAGACGCCGGCCGCGAGGCCCGGGAGCGCGAAGGTCCCGTCGGGGCGTGTCGTCGCTCCGGCAGCCGCTCCCGCGGCATGGACGAAGGCCCCCACGACCGCCGTGCCGCGGGAGGTTGAAAGCACTCTTCCATTCAGCGTCAGCGTCGCCTCGACGGGGGCGGCAGGCACGATCAGCAGGGCGTTCTCGGGTCCTTCCTGCGCCATGAGGCCCAGTGGTTTGAGGATTTCATCCAGGATGCGGCGAGGCTCGGAGGAGCTCGGCTCGGAAGCGACCCGCAGATCGGGCCCGACGACGGCGCTGCTGTAGAGGATCTTGAGGCCGGAACCGCGCAGCTGGTCGATTACCTCGATCAGGGGGCGCCCGGTGTAACGGGGCGCCTGCGCCTCATCGGAGTAAGCGGCGGCGACTCCGAACAGGACAAGGCAACCGAGCGCAAGCGTCCAGCGGCGGCACGCAGATCGCGAGCGCGGGCCTCGGGAGAGAAGCATGGTGCGATTCTGCTCCTCCCCCTCGACGCGATTCAAGGGGATGCGGGATTAATCCCGGGACTCAGCGCGGCGGTTCGGCGGGCGCCAGCCTTTCGATGCGCAGCGTGTCTGTTTCGACTTTCCGGGTCATGCGCGAGGTCAGGAGCACCGAGTCGAGCGCCTGATCGAGGGTCAAGCCCTCGATCGAGCCGCTCAGGACGATGGTCGAGGCCGAAGTCCCCAGCTCCTCGTCGGCGAACTGCAGCCGCAACCCGCTTTCCAGCGCCGCCCAATCCAGGAACTCGCGCAGCGTGCGTCCCTGGATCGCCATCGGCGGGGCGATGTTCCCCGCCCAGCTCCATTCGGTGTCGTAGGCCGGAATCTCGCCGCTACGCGTGCCGCCCCGCGCGTCGACCTCCAGCTCCTGTCCGGCGGCGACGTCGATTCCCGCCGCGCCGCGCCGCA from Candidatus Polarisedimenticolia bacterium includes:
- a CDS encoding TonB-dependent receptor — protein: MLLSRGPRSRSACRRWTLALGCLVLFGVAAAYSDEAQAPRYTGRPLIEVIDQLRGSGLKILYSSAVVGPDLRVASEPSSSEPRRILDEILKPLGLMAQEGPENALLIVPAAPVEATLTLNGRVLSTSRGTAVVGAFVHAAGAAAGATTRPDGTFALPGLAAGVYEIDVEATGFGPKSIPDLKVDASRSRLTIWLDPQPAFAEQVVVTPSLHELSGEGPAPHLTLDREEAGLVPASGSDLGQVLERLPGIAAPDSSAAFYSRGSEARDVSLILDGLELYAPYHMQGFQSPFSLVDSTIIDTIDYLGGGFTAEFGDRHGGFVDLSTSLPQEGRHGLIEAGTVNSRGGYSAMVADHSLLISARAWYPEAFTDTVQLGETGFDPRFGDIYAKYSAVLTPSTVLSFHGLFATDNLEFNEDEGGESVDASETSAYLWVRALHAWSEKVFSRTVVSGGRLERNREGVSEPEDTGIEVDDRRSADFYGLTHDQTWKLSNSHLIKGGFLVRPLGADYHYSTQPTGSPETTLRLEPSGTSYAVYAAHRAAWSGSFATEVGVRWDHQAYTRDSQISPRLNTLWRPAERTEIQLGLGRFFQSQRIHELHVESGETQFRPAELSRQVDLTLQQRMQSPWSIRLDAYYGTITHVKPRYENLFNPVELFPETEADWVTVAPELSRLRGAEILVRSESPGSFHWWASYAWSKADDVIDGHGVPRSWDQTHAGKFLLAYRVGERWTISTSGSAHTGWPTTPVTGEDVGPPGGPPELVPVVGERNSDRFPYYLRLDLKAERSFFLPVGRLRLDLEILNVTDRNNVCCVDDFTFEQRSDGSIETIPELSYWLGFTPSFSILWDF